From Paracoccus sediminicola:
AACTCAGTTCGCCTTCATCTCCTTCGGCGCGCCCGTGGCCATGTCGGTGCCGGTGTAGGGCAGACCGGCCTGCTTCCATGCGCCGAAGCCGCCCTCCATATGCGCGAGTGGCGACAGTCCGGCTTTCAGGGTAATCTCGGCCATCTTGCCGGACCGGGCGCCCGAACCGCAGTGTAGAACGATACGCTTTCCGTCCTGCGTGGGCAGCGCCTCGGGACGGAAGAACGCCATGGGCATCAACAGCG
This genomic window contains:
- a CDS encoding rhodanese-like domain-containing protein; this translates as MAQLENWTPEKVKAVLDAQEIVLIDVRTPPEYIMEHIDGALLMPMAFFRPEALPTQDGKRIVLHCGSGARSGKMAEITLKAGLSPLAHMEGGFGAWKQAGLPYTGTDMATGAPKEMKAN